From the genome of Aeromonas hydrophila subsp. hydrophila ATCC 7966:
CCATCAATTTGGGTCTGGTCTGCCGTGGATCCCAAGCCTGAATCGGTCCGCTTGCTGATGTCGCTGCGGATCTGCTCGTGAGTTTCCAGGTTCTGTTTGGACAGTTCCAAAATCTCCTGCTGACGCAGCATGTTGAGGTAAACCTCAGCCACGCGCAGAGCGGTATTCTCCGCCTCGGAGATCATGGCCAGACGCTGAGCATTGGCTTCGGCATCGGTACGAGCCACGTTGCTGCTGACGTTGAAACCATCAAACAGCATCTGGCGCAGGCTGATACCGGCCTCTTTACGGGTCATGGAATCATCGATGGTGGTCGAGTTCGCGCCGGCCGCACGAGTTGACGGGCTGTCAGTCTTCTCATAGCCGACACCGCCACGCAGATCGATGGTGGGATAGTAACCACCTTTGGCTCCATCATGCTGATACAGTCGCGCCTGATAGAGATCAAAAGCTTCCTTGATTTTGGGATGGGTAGCCAGTGACTGTGCCACTGACTGTTCCAGTGTTTGGGCCTGGGTAAGGCCCGGGAACAGCACGGCGCCACTTACTAACATGGCAACAATCGTCTTCTTCATGGTATCTCCAGTCATGTTGTTTTTAGATTGTTGGCTTATCGTTCTCTCAGTGCCGACTGCTTTGCCCGTAAAATCGGCTTAAGCAAATAGTCTAGGACACTTTTTTTACCAGTAATAATATCTGCACTGGCTAACATACCGGGGATGATGGGAAGTGCGTTAAGCTCATCGCCCAAGTAACTTTTCTCGGTGCGTACTCGTACCAGGTAAAAGGAGTTGCCATCTTCATCCTGGATCGAGTCGGCACTTATCTGTTCAACCTTGCCATGTAATCCTCCATAAATTGTGAAGTCATAGGCAGTAATCTTGACCACGGCCTCCAGCCCTGGCCGCAAGAACGCGATATCTTTGGGCGACACTTTGGCCTCGACCAGCAGAGTGTCTTCCAGTGGAACAATTTCCATCAGATCCATGCCGGGTTGCACCACACCACCCAGCGTGTTGATTTTGAGCTTCTTGATGGTGCCCTTGAGCGGCGCAATGACGCTGGTGCGATCCACCCGATCCCGCAGCCCAACCTGGCCTTCGGACAGCTGGCTCAATTTGCCTTGCCGTTCATTGAGCTCGGTCTGTGAATCGGCCCGGAATTTCAAGGCAATGTCGTTGCGCTTGGAGATGGTCTCTCGCAACACGGAATCGAGCTTGGGAATAAGCAGCCGGTTGCTCTCCAATTCCCCCTGCATCTCGTTGACCTGCCGTTCCAGCTTGATCAGTTCGACCTGAGGTACTATCCCCTCCTTGGCCAAGGGGCGGCTGATATTGAGCTCCTGCCGCGCCAGATCCACGCTACGCGCCACTGTCCTGATCTTGGCGTTGAGCTCTATGGTCTCCTGCTCTTTCTGTTCAATCTGTTGCCCCAGAATATAGAGCTGATTGTTCAAGTTGTTGAGACGCTCATCCTGAACTGATTTTTCTCGAGCCGCATATTCGGCAAAGACGTTTTCGAAACCATCAGGGAAATCGATGGGTTGCTTGTCGACCACGACCTGTTCGCGCCACCCCAGATTGGGGCCGGTCTTGACCACTACGCTCTGGATTTCGGAACGCAGCCTGGCAATATCCCCCTTGAGAGTCACCAGCTCCTGCTCCCGTTCACGAAAATCGGAACGGAAGCGAGTATCATCGATGCGCAAGAGCGGCTGCCCTTTTTCAACGATGTCACCCTCTTTGACGAAGATCTCCTTGACGATCCCCCCCTCCAGATTCTGGATCACCTGCAATTGGCGGGAAGGAATAACCTTCCCTTGTCCAACGGTGACCTCATCGAGCTCGGCCCAGGCGGCCCAGACGATGGCGCTCATGAAAAACAGGAAGCATGCCCACAGCAATGCCCTGGCTCGAGTCGGGGTACTCAGCAGTACCGCAGCCGCACCGTCATCGACGAATTCAAGGTGCTCCGGTGCTGGCAGTACGGTATCGGATGGTGCCTTCTTGAACAGGCCAAATTTAGCCATTGGACGCCTCCTGCACACGCACCTTGCCCTCTTTCAACTGTTGCAGCACAACCTCTTTGGGCCCATCGGCCACCACCTGCCCCTGTTCAACCACGATGACCCGTGAAGCGACATCGAGCATGGAGGTTTTGTGAGTGATCAGGATCAGGGTCGTCTCCGGCCCCAATCGTGCCAGCTCATGCTTGACCTGCATCTCGGACTGGTTATCCATGTTGGAGGTAGGTTCGTCCATCACCAGAATGGGGGGGTCGTTGAGCAAGGCTCGCGCCAGCAGAATAGCCTGGCGCTGACCACCCGAGAGCTGACGGCCTCCTTCGCCGATCTGCCGGTCCAGCCCGTTGGGATCCCGATTGGTAAAATTGGTGACGCCGGCCCGTTTGGCAGCACGCATGACCCGCACATCGTCCACCAGCGGATTGCCCAGCATGATGTTGTCGCGCACCGAGCCAAAAAACAGGGTCACGTCCTGCGGGACACAACCTATGTTGCGCCGGATCACCGAGGCTGGCAGCTGATCCAGCTCGAACCCATCGAGTCGCACCGAGCCATCGGTAGGCCGATACAAGCCCATCAAGATCTTCTCGAGCGTGGTTTTGCCCGCCCCGATCCGGCCTATGATGGCCACCTTCTCGCCCGGCTCGATCCGCAGATTGATGTTGTGCAGGGTGCTGGTTTCCATTCCCGGGTACTTGAACGAGACATTGTCAAACTCGATCCGACCGGAGATCACGGGATGGTGGATGTACTGCTTGCCCTCTTCCTGCTCACCCGGTGTCACCATGATTTTTTCCAGGATTTCCAGTGCGGACTTGGCCTGGTTGTAGCGGGTGGAGAGCACCGACAACTGCACCATGGGCGCAATGGCGCGGCTTGACAGCATGACGGCGGCAATCATGCCCCCCATGGTGACCAACCCTTCCGAAATCTGATAAACACCGACAATCACCAGCGCCACCGTCACCACCTGCTGGATGTAACTGGCCAGCGAGGACATTGAGTTGGTGATGCGGCGGGTCTGCACGCCCCAGGTCGAGATATGGGAGACGGCCTGCTCCCAGCGATGCTGGAACATGCTCTCGGCCCCGAAAATCTTGACGGTCTCAAGACCTGAAATGCTCTCGATCAGGTTGGCGTTCTTCTGGGAAGCAAGCCGCGATCCCTCTTCGATGGACTGCTTGAGCGGCGCCTGAATATAGAAGCTGTAAATGATGAGGATCAGCATGGCGACGATCGGCACCACGACCATGACCCCGGCGAAAATCCAGATGATGAACAGGAAAAAAACCGCGAACGGCAGGTCGATGAGGGTAGAGACGGTGGCGGAGGTAAAAAACTCCCGCACCGATTCAAACTCCTGCAGATGTTTGGCAAACGCACCTGTCGAGGCCGGCCGCGACTCCATCCGCATGCCCATTACCTTGGCGAAGATCTTGGCCGACAACAGCACATCCGATTTTTTACCGGCAATGTCGATGAAGTAGCTGCGCAGCTGACGCATCACGAAATCGAAGGTGAACACCACCATGGCCCCGACCGCAAGCACCCAAAGGGAATCGAATGCCAGATTGGGCACTATCTTGTCGTAGACGTTCATGGTGAACAGCGGGCTGGCGATGGCAAACAGGTTGATCAGGATGGACGCGATCAGTACGTCACGATAGATGCCACGGGATTCAAACAGAGTGCTCCAGAACCAGTGCCCGTCACGGGTCTCCAGCACCTTGGGGGAGCGCTCATCAAATTTGAACTGCTTTTTGACAAAAAACAGTCTTCCCAGATACTCATCACCCAGCTGGGCTGCATTGAGCCACTGGGCCGCATCTCCCGCCTGAGGAAAGATGACCTTGCCCTGGCTTCTGTCTTCATTCCACTCCAGCAGAATGCAGGCGCCACCATTGCGCATCTGCAGCACGCAAGGCAGCAACAAGGGGGAGATTTCGGCAAGCGGCTGGATCACTTCCCGGGCCGACAGTCCGCCCCGCTCGGCGGCACGGCCAAACAGATTGGGCGTCAGCAGACCGGACACCAGTGGCAAACCGGTCGTAAGGGCATCCTTGCTGTTGGGCACCCCATAAAAGCGGGTCAGAAAGACCAGGCACTCCAACAACTCGTCAATACGGTTAGTTTCTGCTTGCATAGCATCCTGTCACTGCATGATTGGGCCGGCTCTATCGCCACACCGATATTCAAGCTTCACGGGCGCAGTTTGGCGCAGACGATCCCGTGACATAAAGAACAG
Proteins encoded in this window:
- a CDS encoding HlyD family type I secretion periplasmic adaptor subunit, whose amino-acid sequence is MAKFGLFKKAPSDTVLPAPEHLEFVDDGAAAVLLSTPTRARALLWACFLFFMSAIVWAAWAELDEVTVGQGKVIPSRQLQVIQNLEGGIVKEIFVKEGDIVEKGQPLLRIDDTRFRSDFREREQELVTLKGDIARLRSEIQSVVVKTGPNLGWREQVVVDKQPIDFPDGFENVFAEYAAREKSVQDERLNNLNNQLYILGQQIEQKEQETIELNAKIRTVARSVDLARQELNISRPLAKEGIVPQVELIKLERQVNEMQGELESNRLLIPKLDSVLRETISKRNDIALKFRADSQTELNERQGKLSQLSEGQVGLRDRVDRTSVIAPLKGTIKKLKINTLGGVVQPGMDLMEIVPLEDTLLVEAKVSPKDIAFLRPGLEAVVKITAYDFTIYGGLHGKVEQISADSIQDEDGNSFYLVRVRTEKSYLGDELNALPIIPGMLASADIITGKKSVLDYLLKPILRAKQSALRER
- a CDS encoding type I secretion system permease/ATPase, which encodes MQAETNRIDELLECLVFLTRFYGVPNSKDALTTGLPLVSGLLTPNLFGRAAERGGLSAREVIQPLAEISPLLLPCVLQMRNGGACILLEWNEDRSQGKVIFPQAGDAAQWLNAAQLGDEYLGRLFFVKKQFKFDERSPKVLETRDGHWFWSTLFESRGIYRDVLIASILINLFAIASPLFTMNVYDKIVPNLAFDSLWVLAVGAMVVFTFDFVMRQLRSYFIDIAGKKSDVLLSAKIFAKVMGMRMESRPASTGAFAKHLQEFESVREFFTSATVSTLIDLPFAVFFLFIIWIFAGVMVVVPIVAMLILIIYSFYIQAPLKQSIEEGSRLASQKNANLIESISGLETVKIFGAESMFQHRWEQAVSHISTWGVQTRRITNSMSSLASYIQQVVTVALVIVGVYQISEGLVTMGGMIAAVMLSSRAIAPMVQLSVLSTRYNQAKSALEILEKIMVTPGEQEEGKQYIHHPVISGRIEFDNVSFKYPGMETSTLHNINLRIEPGEKVAIIGRIGAGKTTLEKILMGLYRPTDGSVRLDGFELDQLPASVIRRNIGCVPQDVTLFFGSVRDNIMLGNPLVDDVRVMRAAKRAGVTNFTNRDPNGLDRQIGEGGRQLSGGQRQAILLARALLNDPPILVMDEPTSNMDNQSEMQVKHELARLGPETTLILITHKTSMLDVASRVIVVEQGQVVADGPKEVVLQQLKEGKVRVQEASNG